From a single Geotoga petraea genomic region:
- a CDS encoding Maf family protein — translation MIKGKKIVLGSSSPRRQELLKMIVKEFKIKKKETDESYTSSTPEKIVKEIAEKKLNEIEIDDDEILITADTIVYFDGEILLKPKSKENAIDTLKKMKNNWHQVYTGVCIKKYDTIYDFIVKTDVHFRSFSDETVLYYVENYNVYDKAGAYGIQDFGAVLIDEIRGDYYNIMGLPISELYQRLKTL, via the coding sequence ATGATTAAAGGTAAAAAGATTGTTTTAGGTTCGTCTTCGCCAAGAAGGCAAGAGCTATTGAAAATGATAGTTAAAGAGTTTAAAATTAAGAAAAAAGAAACCGACGAGTCATATACAAGCTCAACTCCCGAAAAAATAGTGAAAGAGATAGCAGAAAAAAAGCTAAATGAAATAGAAATAGATGACGATGAAATTTTAATAACAGCAGATACGATAGTATATTTTGATGGGGAAATATTACTCAAGCCAAAGTCAAAAGAAAATGCGATAGATACTTTAAAAAAGATGAAGAATAATTGGCATCAAGTTTATACTGGAGTATGTATTAAAAAATATGACACTATTTATGATTTCATTGTAAAAACAGATGTTCATTTTAGATCTTTTTCAGATGAAACAGTCCTTTATTACGTAGAAAATTATAATGTTTATGACAAAGCTGGAGCATATGGAATACAAGATTTTGGTGCAGTTTTAATAGATGAGATAAGAGGGGATTATTATAATATTATGGGGCTACCAATATCAGAACTTTACCAGAGGCTAAAAACTTTATAA
- the deoC gene encoding deoxyribose-phosphate aldolase, with amino-acid sequence MNLKDLNAAISKEVERVENEYKHEYRNIEVKPEDIANMIDHTLLHAYATEKDVIKLCEEAKDNKFFSVCVNPGMVKISKENLEGSEVKIATVIGFPLGATSSKSKAEESKIAVSDGADELDMVINIGWLKARQYDKVLEDIKAVVKASGDKLVKVIIETCYLDKTEKIAACVLSKMAGAEFVKTSTGFGTAGATEEDVSLMKFVVGEDMEVKASGGIRDFEKASKMVKSGATRIGASSGIKIIKG; translated from the coding sequence TTGAATTTAAAAGATTTGAATGCGGCTATATCTAAAGAAGTAGAAAGAGTAGAAAATGAATATAAACATGAGTACAGAAATATAGAAGTAAAACCTGAAGATATTGCAAATATGATTGATCACACATTGCTACATGCATATGCAACTGAAAAAGACGTTATAAAACTTTGTGAAGAAGCAAAAGATAATAAATTTTTCTCAGTTTGTGTAAATCCAGGTATGGTCAAAATTTCAAAAGAAAACCTTGAAGGTTCAGAGGTTAAAATAGCAACGGTTATAGGGTTTCCTTTAGGAGCCACGTCTTCAAAATCAAAAGCTGAAGAATCAAAAATAGCCGTTTCTGATGGAGCAGATGAATTAGATATGGTTATCAATATAGGGTGGTTAAAAGCAAGACAGTATGACAAAGTATTAGAAGATATAAAAGCGGTAGTTAAAGCTTCTGGAGACAAATTGGTAAAAGTTATAATAGAAACCTGCTATTTAGATAAAACTGAAAAGATAGCTGCTTGTGTATTATCTAAAATGGCTGGAGCTGAATTTGTTAAAACATCAACAGGATTTGGAACCGCTGGAGCAACTGAAGAAGATGTTTCTTTGATGAAGTTTGTCGTTGGTGAAGATATGGAAGTTAAAGCTTCTGGCGGAATACGAGATTTTGAAAAAGCTTCAAAGATGGTCAAATCAGGGGCTACAAGAATTGGAGCAAGTTCTGGAATAAAAATAATTAAAGGCTAA
- a CDS encoding aspartate-semialdehyde dehydrogenase, whose translation MKVAVVGATGEVGRKIVDELSDLNLKDLDLYASKKSEGEILEYNDRELVVKELKEESMKKEYDYVLFSAGGDISSRFAPIAADSGSVVIDNSSAFRMEKEIPLVVPEINSHKLKGYGGIIANPNCSTIQMLLALNNVQRELKIEEINVSTYQAVSGAGNKGIQELISQEKGHKVSKHFEKEIHRNVIPKIGDYEENGFTTEEMKMVNETIKIYEDDEIIVIPTAVRVPVVYGHSESITFKTKKSTNIQLVEDLIANSENVVFNNEIITPLEIENDKMTYVSRLRQLNERTFLIWVMANNVRVGAATNAVRIMKKHIEINGVDL comes from the coding sequence ATGAAAGTAGCAGTAGTAGGTGCAACAGGAGAAGTTGGTAGAAAAATAGTAGATGAGTTATCAGATCTGAATTTAAAGGACTTAGATTTGTATGCAAGCAAAAAAAGTGAGGGAGAAATTCTTGAATACAATGATAGAGAATTAGTAGTTAAAGAACTGAAAGAAGAATCCATGAAAAAAGAATATGATTATGTTCTTTTTTCGGCTGGTGGAGACATATCAAGTCGCTTTGCTCCAATTGCTGCAGATAGCGGTAGCGTGGTTATAGATAATTCATCAGCATTTAGGATGGAAAAGGAAATCCCTCTGGTTGTACCAGAGATAAACAGTCATAAGTTAAAAGGTTATGGAGGGATTATAGCAAACCCAAACTGTTCGACAATTCAAATGCTTTTGGCTTTGAATAACGTTCAGAGAGAGTTAAAAATAGAGGAAATCAATGTTTCTACTTACCAAGCTGTATCTGGAGCTGGAAACAAAGGAATTCAAGAATTAATTTCTCAAGAAAAAGGACACAAAGTTTCAAAACATTTTGAAAAGGAAATTCATAGAAACGTAATTCCAAAAATTGGTGATTATGAAGAAAATGGATTCACAACAGAAGAAATGAAAATGGTTAATGAAACTATAAAAATATACGAAGACGATGAAATAATAGTCATTCCAACCGCAGTTAGAGTTCCGGTAGTTTATGGTCATTCAGAATCCATAACTTTTAAGACAAAAAAAAGTACAAATATTCAATTAGTTGAGGATTTAATAGCAAATTCAGAAAATGTTGTGTTTAATAATGAAATTATAACTCCACTGGAAATTGAAAACGATAAAATGACTTATGTATCACGGTTGAGACAGTTAAACGAAAGAACATTTTTAATTTGGGTCATGGCGAACAACGTTAGAGTTGGTGCAGCAACAAATGCTGTAAGAATAATGAAAAAACACATTGAAATAAATGGAGTAGATTTATGA
- a CDS encoding 5'-nucleotidase C-terminal domain-containing protein: MNKKNVLWMIFIVIILLITVFIFTLNGNQENLNLENSQENGNTAETIFEDDYNPENEATTDISTQSTIIDKLKFTENSTITTDLVNEATTDSSMQSKVDKQEPTENSTKITDVSDENVFLNMYFTSNIKGDFTTYDYEYDKKDYDGSFSQLAKLIEEQVEEEDILINLGDTFSKNSDKEMVNAIFESFEDLNYDLWITSKNDFNVIKGFDLKLDLLLTPHATKSFKNIVFGNEVEEIISSEDIQILVERFEDKNRFIINNKYTDSSREFIINNSSETLFNIYYNIKKDEATINKIPVKNDDRVILPLHRIEEIFIQYHENSLESLTKIIGEVVNQDFFYEKGLDQIDSYWLKPTKITDFINEVQLYYANQIFEKEIKISSTPIYTENLEINNEISKRYINKFYPKKNTLYIVEMTGKQLKDYLEWSVEFYDTYKKEHLTITRSSKDHELYDIFKGINYRIDISKEYGNRIVDLTDYGSNTIYDQEKYLLVTNSERAENEFSKNGEIFTEELPKVVLSSKDVEKYKNYYIPDFIEDYIINVKNGILKEFPDQNWEIIGTNWNKIHRIKAEKIFNDGSLTIDNTVPLTYNDIKDMAEQITLKYSVESGDWLLKISRIYGVDYKSIAEKNNIENPDLIFPNQVFVIPEN; this comes from the coding sequence ATGAATAAAAAGAATGTTTTATGGATGATTTTTATAGTTATCATATTATTAATAACTGTATTTATTTTTACTTTAAATGGGAATCAAGAGAATTTAAATTTAGAAAATTCCCAAGAAAATGGAAATACAGCTGAGACTATTTTTGAAGATGATTATAACCCAGAAAATGAAGCAACAACAGACATTTCAACTCAATCAACAATTATTGACAAACTGAAATTTACTGAAAACAGTACTATTACAACTGATCTTGTTAATGAAGCAACAACAGACAGTTCAATGCAATCAAAGGTTGATAAACAAGAGCCAACAGAAAATAGTACTAAGATTACAGATGTATCTGATGAAAATGTTTTTCTAAACATGTATTTCACTTCAAATATAAAAGGAGACTTTACAACATATGACTATGAATACGATAAAAAAGATTACGATGGAAGCTTTTCTCAATTGGCGAAATTAATAGAAGAACAGGTTGAAGAAGAAGATATTCTTATAAATTTGGGTGATACTTTTTCAAAAAATAGCGACAAAGAAATGGTAAACGCTATTTTTGAATCTTTTGAAGATCTAAACTACGATTTGTGGATAACTTCTAAAAATGATTTTAATGTTATAAAAGGTTTTGATTTAAAATTAGATTTATTGTTAACCCCACATGCTACAAAATCTTTTAAAAACATTGTTTTTGGAAATGAAGTAGAAGAGATTATCTCTTCGGAAGATATTCAAATTTTAGTTGAAAGGTTTGAGGACAAAAATAGATTCATTATAAATAACAAGTATACTGATTCATCAAGAGAATTTATTATAAATAACTCTTCTGAAACACTTTTTAATATATATTACAACATAAAAAAAGATGAAGCAACAATTAACAAGATCCCTGTAAAAAATGACGATAGAGTTATACTACCATTACATAGAATAGAAGAAATTTTTATTCAATATCATGAAAATTCTTTAGAGAGCTTAACGAAAATTATAGGGGAAGTTGTTAATCAAGACTTTTTTTATGAAAAAGGGTTAGATCAAATAGATAGTTATTGGTTAAAACCAACAAAAATTACCGATTTTATCAATGAAGTTCAGCTATACTATGCAAATCAAATCTTTGAAAAAGAAATAAAAATATCTTCAACCCCTATATATACTGAAAATTTAGAAATAAATAACGAGATATCTAAAAGGTACATAAACAAATTCTACCCAAAGAAAAATACTTTATATATAGTTGAAATGACTGGTAAACAGCTAAAAGATTATTTAGAATGGTCTGTTGAATTTTACGACACCTATAAAAAAGAGCATTTAACAATAACTCGCTCAAGTAAAGATCATGAGCTTTACGATATTTTCAAAGGAATAAATTATAGAATAGATATTAGTAAAGAATATGGAAACAGAATTGTAGATTTGACAGATTATGGAAGCAACACTATATATGATCAAGAAAAATACTTATTGGTTACTAATTCAGAAAGAGCAGAAAACGAATTTAGTAAGAATGGAGAAATATTCACTGAAGAATTACCTAAGGTGGTTTTGAGCTCTAAAGATGTTGAAAAATACAAAAATTATTATATACCAGATTTTATAGAGGATTATATAATAAACGTTAAAAATGGTATATTAAAAGAGTTCCCAGATCAAAATTGGGAAATCATTGGAACAAACTGGAATAAGATTCACAGAATTAAAGCGGAAAAGATATTCAATGATGGCAGCTTAACTATAGACAACACAGTACCTTTAACTTACAATGATATAAAAGATATGGCAGAACAAATTACTCTGAAATATTCTGTAGAGTCTGGTGATTGGCTTTTAAAGATATCAAGAATATACGGGGTAGATTATAAGTCTATTGCTGAGAAAAACAACATAGAAAATCCTGATTTGATATTTCCAAACCAAGTGTTTGTAATTCCAGAAAATTGA
- a CDS encoding Nif3-like dinuclear metal center hexameric protein, whose product MNLFDLEKHINEILKVEQFDDYCKNGIQVEGRHEVKKIAIGVSYNNTFFESVKSWGPDAILVHHGLFGKGVIDITGYKKKRIENLIKNDISLLGYHLPLDASFEYGNNSEFLRKLGIEIVEEFTFGYKGKLKEKVEFQNLIKQVKEIINNQKLIYYENKKYSKNITVVSGSGANFIEKLDPEVDTYITGSVEEHTRDIAKDMGVNFINAGHYSTETFGIKRLGKYLEEKFDLEVKYFEYYNEV is encoded by the coding sequence GTGAACCTATTTGATTTGGAAAAACATATAAATGAAATACTTAAGGTTGAACAGTTTGATGATTATTGTAAAAATGGAATACAAGTTGAAGGTAGACATGAAGTAAAAAAAATAGCTATTGGGGTTTCTTATAACAACACTTTTTTTGAAAGTGTAAAGTCTTGGGGACCAGATGCCATATTGGTTCACCACGGTTTGTTTGGAAAAGGGGTTATAGATATAACTGGATACAAAAAGAAAAGAATAGAAAATCTTATTAAAAATGATATATCATTGTTGGGATACCATCTACCTCTTGATGCAAGCTTTGAATACGGAAATAATTCAGAATTTTTAAGAAAATTGGGAATAGAAATAGTTGAAGAATTTACATTTGGGTACAAAGGTAAATTAAAGGAGAAAGTTGAATTTCAAAATTTAATAAAACAAGTAAAAGAAATTATTAACAATCAAAAACTTATATATTATGAAAATAAAAAATATTCAAAAAATATTACAGTTGTATCTGGTAGCGGAGCTAATTTCATAGAAAAACTCGACCCCGAAGTTGACACATATATTACTGGCTCAGTGGAAGAGCATACAAGAGATATTGCAAAAGACATGGGAGTTAATTTCATAAATGCTGGTCATTATTCTACCGAAACTTTTGGTATAAAGAGATTGGGGAAATATTTGGAAGAAAAATTTGACTTAGAGGTAAAATATTTCGAATATTACAACGAAGTTTAA
- a CDS encoding adenosine-specific kinase produces MNINFDVVNLKIPEDTNIIVGQSHFIKTVEDVYEVLSTVNPNLEFGFAFNEASGPCLIRYEGNNDHLIDTAVENAKKIAAGHVFVLIIKNGFPISIKNQLMNVQEILNIFAATANPLQVVVAETEQGRGVLGVIDGYVPKGIEEEEDKKKRYDFLRNITGYKR; encoded by the coding sequence ATGAACATAAATTTTGATGTAGTGAATTTAAAAATACCTGAAGACACAAATATCATAGTTGGACAGTCTCATTTTATAAAAACTGTGGAAGATGTATACGAAGTACTATCAACAGTTAACCCTAATTTAGAATTTGGGTTTGCATTTAATGAAGCATCTGGGCCTTGCTTAATAAGATACGAAGGAAATAACGATCATCTAATTGATACAGCAGTAGAAAATGCAAAAAAAATTGCTGCAGGCCATGTTTTTGTTTTGATTATAAAAAATGGATTTCCTATAAGTATAAAAAATCAGCTAATGAATGTGCAGGAAATTTTAAACATATTTGCAGCAACAGCTAATCCTTTACAAGTTGTAGTTGCAGAAACAGAACAAGGTAGAGGTGTTTTAGGAGTTATCGATGGATATGTTCCTAAAGGGATTGAAGAAGAAGAAGACAAAAAGAAAAGGTATGATTTCTTGAGAAATATAACAGGTTATAAGAGGTGA
- a CDS encoding MerR family transcriptional regulator yields the protein MKIGKFAKNNNLTIDTVRYYVELGLLLPEKVNNQFSFDEKCQKDLEEIISLKNMRFSISQIQSIFSVRRFTKIINDDELNYYVSFFENKKNELLKEKKEIDKSIKNIENKIVEIKNNYKEKNVEFGIPVIFIQNFSCPNCNKQLNLVKGNIENNQLFNGEFNCECGYKAEVIDGILVTGTAETSTPKNLEKDNPGNIFVKKTNMSFANLIYKGMSWIYKRLNQTDLSDKIILEIGTGSGFFLKKLIDSLDERSVYIAIDNNLEFLKSTKKYLQAIGKKANIIFIACDFKDIPLKNDMADILLDVYGTADDSLDKDFYPIRDTKHLLKKNGVWYGTYIHFNDNSKTLNTINKKAREKYKSDFIKKSFSKNGFNEQEVSFLGKATKYGESEPFIVDGDTVYHWGFVCRKL from the coding sequence ATGAAAATTGGAAAATTCGCAAAAAATAATAATTTGACAATTGACACGGTCAGGTATTATGTTGAATTGGGTTTATTACTACCTGAAAAAGTCAACAACCAATTTTCTTTCGATGAAAAATGTCAGAAAGATCTGGAAGAAATTATCAGTTTAAAAAACATGAGGTTTTCTATTTCACAAATCCAAAGTATTTTTTCAGTTAGAAGATTCACAAAAATTATAAACGATGATGAATTGAATTATTATGTGTCTTTTTTTGAAAATAAAAAGAATGAGTTGTTAAAAGAGAAGAAGGAAATAGATAAATCAATTAAAAATATTGAAAATAAAATTGTTGAAATTAAAAACAATTATAAAGAAAAAAATGTTGAGTTTGGAATCCCTGTCATTTTTATCCAAAATTTTTCTTGTCCAAATTGTAATAAACAATTGAATTTGGTCAAAGGTAATATTGAAAACAACCAATTATTTAATGGAGAGTTTAATTGTGAATGTGGATATAAAGCTGAAGTAATAGATGGAATTTTGGTTACAGGTACCGCAGAAACTTCTACCCCTAAAAATCTTGAAAAAGATAACCCAGGAAATATTTTTGTTAAAAAAACAAATATGTCTTTTGCAAATTTGATTTATAAGGGTATGTCTTGGATTTACAAGAGATTAAACCAAACTGATCTAAGTGATAAAATAATTCTTGAAATAGGTACAGGCTCAGGCTTTTTTTTAAAAAAGCTTATAGATTCTTTAGATGAAAGATCAGTTTACATAGCTATAGACAATAATTTGGAATTTCTAAAATCAACCAAGAAGTACCTTCAAGCAATTGGTAAAAAAGCAAACATTATTTTTATTGCATGTGATTTTAAAGATATACCACTAAAAAACGATATGGCAGATATACTCTTGGATGTTTACGGTACTGCTGATGATTCCTTGGATAAAGATTTTTATCCAATTAGAGACACCAAACACTTGTTAAAGAAAAACGGTGTATGGTACGGTACCTATATACATTTCAACGATAATTCAAAAACACTGAATACTATAAATAAAAAAGCTAGAGAAAAATACAAATCAGATTTTATAAAAAAATCTTTTTCTAAAAATGGATTCAATGAACAGGAGGTAAGTTTTTTAGGGAAAGCAACTAAATATGGTGAATCTGAGCCTTTTATTGTTGATGGTGATACTGTTTATCATTGGGGTTTTGTTTGTAGAAAACTTTAA
- the radC gene encoding RadC family protein, producing MGENLLPREKLLIYGEESLEDKELLAIILRRGIKEKNVFELSEEILDKYGDFVKLQKLDLNDLVKIKGIGEVAAINLKAALEMGKRYHLQKLKVTYKKIKSPQDAYEISQDMIYYEKEFVRVYLLDSKLNVIHSENISEGTANSSIAHPRDIFKIAIKLNAVSIILVHNHPSGDSSPSIQDIELTDKIKEAGKILGIKLNDHIIIGNNQYYSFNLSRKVEKDA from the coding sequence TTGGGGGAAAATCTTCTTCCAAGAGAAAAATTGTTAATTTATGGTGAAGAATCTTTGGAAGACAAGGAATTATTGGCAATAATTCTAAGAAGAGGGATAAAAGAAAAAAATGTTTTCGAATTATCAGAAGAAATACTTGATAAGTATGGAGATTTTGTCAAACTACAGAAATTAGATTTAAACGATTTAGTGAAAATAAAAGGCATAGGAGAAGTCGCTGCTATAAACTTGAAGGCTGCTTTGGAAATGGGTAAAAGATACCATCTTCAGAAATTAAAAGTAACATATAAAAAAATTAAATCACCACAAGATGCATACGAGATTTCGCAGGATATGATCTACTATGAAAAAGAGTTTGTAAGAGTTTACTTGTTAGATTCAAAGCTCAATGTAATTCATTCAGAAAATATAAGTGAAGGAACTGCAAATAGCTCTATAGCACACCCAAGAGATATATTTAAAATTGCTATTAAACTAAATGCTGTATCAATTATATTGGTGCATAATCATCCTTCAGGTGACAGTTCTCCAAGTATTCAAGATATAGAGTTAACTGATAAGATTAAAGAAGCGGGCAAAATATTGGGTATAAAACTAAACGATCATATCATTATAGGAAATAACCAGTATTATAGCTTTAATCTTTCAAGAAAGGTGGAAAAAGATGCCTAA
- a CDS encoding tetratricopeptide repeat protein, translating to MPNENDKLKNIYKLRNQFKKDLSKKGINYESNEEMKKKKTTIYNYDLESNTLNIPIIKLKTWMDFVIYDINISDEKLSLYFENRLSSKSPSEYNNQFGLMHLLRNDFEKAENFFLSGRDIESLFNLGVLKVFRGDQDKLKFAKSLVEKKKNSYYPYFLMGLIFLKENKFEYAYKFIKIAGELSNYTFVNMAINLYNKNFKEVGSLISKAFLEGRAKKTVSLFIYYNSQFTKDVDKSTSALSAVKKDEFPCTKCIQAFNSNKSDYSIENYCLFSNKIFSYVDQNKIKIGVADNFENNFLKFYNMKNYKGADSIFDKMVEMFGSLDIVLFKTKVNLVKKGLKTNGFFNEDSGYRIRLKGPNYSEELNKIIDGFSRKYRSYFDFIIDIPFYESLRLLYGWKTCKRIYK from the coding sequence ATGCCTAATGAAAACGATAAATTAAAAAATATTTATAAATTAAGAAACCAATTTAAAAAAGATTTGAGTAAAAAAGGGATTAACTACGAATCAAACGAAGAAATGAAAAAAAAGAAAACAACGATATATAACTATGATTTAGAGAGTAATACATTAAATATTCCTATTATTAAGTTAAAAACATGGATGGATTTTGTTATTTATGATATTAACATATCAGATGAAAAACTCTCTCTCTATTTTGAAAACAGGCTTTCTTCAAAGTCACCAAGTGAGTATAACAATCAGTTTGGATTGATGCACCTTCTTAGAAATGATTTTGAAAAAGCTGAAAACTTTTTTTTATCAGGAAGAGATATAGAATCACTTTTCAATTTAGGGGTGTTAAAAGTTTTTAGAGGTGACCAAGATAAGCTTAAATTTGCCAAAAGTTTAGTTGAAAAAAAGAAAAATAGCTATTATCCTTACTTTTTGATGGGGTTAATTTTTTTGAAGGAAAATAAATTTGAATATGCCTATAAATTTATTAAAATAGCGGGAGAATTGTCTAATTATACTTTTGTTAATATGGCGATCAATTTGTATAATAAAAATTTTAAAGAAGTTGGATCTTTAATTTCAAAAGCATTTTTAGAGGGTAGAGCCAAAAAGACTGTATCTCTATTTATTTATTATAACTCTCAGTTTACAAAAGATGTTGACAAATCAACATCAGCTTTATCAGCAGTGAAAAAAGACGAATTTCCTTGCACAAAATGTATTCAAGCGTTTAATTCTAATAAAAGTGACTACTCTATAGAAAATTATTGTTTGTTTTCAAATAAAATATTTTCATACGTAGACCAAAATAAAATAAAAATTGGGGTAGCTGATAACTTTGAAAATAATTTTTTGAAATTTTACAACATGAAAAATTACAAAGGGGCAGATTCTATTTTTGATAAAATGGTTGAAATGTTTGGTAGTTTAGATATAGTGTTATTTAAAACTAAAGTCAATTTAGTTAAAAAAGGATTGAAAACAAATGGTTTTTTCAACGAAGATTCAGGTTATAGAATTAGGTTAAAAGGGCCTAATTACTCTGAAGAATTGAACAAGATTATAGATGGTTTTTCAAGAAAATACAGAAGTTATTTTGATTTTATAATAGATATTCCTTTTTATGAAAGTTTGAGGTTATTATATGGGTGGAAAACTTGTAAGAGAATATACAAATAA
- a CDS encoding class II aldolase/adducin family protein, with protein sequence MKSFLDERLELTNACKKIANDNLVKGTWGNFSIKVKDKIIITPSGYSYELMTPNDLVIINLEGNILEGDRVPSSEWMMHSEIYKKRKDVDIILHTHPKYSSIASVTMDEIPSLIEDSAMILGPYIKVTDYKLPGTRDLAVETVNKIGDNNAVVMRNHGLVTVGNSFNEVISAAHIVEKNIMIYIEALKLGKGIHYINDEDLKMLRDKYFKSYRQK encoded by the coding sequence ATGAAAAGTTTTTTGGATGAAAGATTAGAATTAACCAACGCCTGTAAAAAAATTGCAAATGATAACTTAGTAAAAGGAACTTGGGGGAATTTTTCAATTAAAGTTAAAGATAAAATTATCATAACCCCATCTGGATATTCTTATGAGTTGATGACTCCAAACGATTTGGTTATAATTAATTTAGAAGGAAATATTCTGGAAGGCGATAGAGTTCCGTCTTCTGAATGGATGATGCATTCTGAAATTTATAAAAAAAGAAAGGACGTGGACATCATTTTACACACACATCCAAAATATTCTTCAATTGCATCTGTGACTATGGATGAAATCCCTTCTTTAATAGAAGATAGTGCAATGATTTTAGGGCCTTATATAAAAGTTACCGATTATAAATTACCAGGAACAAGGGATTTAGCAGTTGAAACTGTTAATAAGATAGGAGATAATAACGCAGTTGTTATGAGAAATCACGGACTGGTTACAGTCGGAAACTCTTTCAATGAAGTCATTTCTGCAGCTCATATAGTAGAAAAGAATATCATGATCTACATTGAAGCTTTGAAACTTGGTAAAGGTATACATTATATTAACGATGAAGATTTGAAAATGTTGAGAGACAAATACTTTAAGTCTTATAGACAAAAGTAA
- a CDS encoding Gx transporter family protein translates to MQKSKKISYLAILTGLASAIYYFEAFLPLPVPVPGAKWGFSNFPVLMATVNGYGYSNTIFIAFLKTMIGSLLSGKILSPTFLLGFTGSIVSSFIMVFAYKNIKKIGVLGVSELGAFFSNVSQVIVAAIFVVKSSGIFWYLPYMVIFGAISAFINSSIVSVIKRSLDG, encoded by the coding sequence ATGCAAAAATCTAAAAAAATATCTTATTTAGCTATACTTACAGGTCTTGCGTCAGCTATATATTATTTTGAGGCTTTTTTACCTCTTCCTGTACCAGTTCCAGGGGCAAAATGGGGTTTTTCAAATTTTCCTGTTTTGATGGCGACAGTGAATGGTTATGGATATTCCAACACAATATTTATTGCCTTTTTGAAAACTATGATTGGGTCCTTGCTTTCTGGGAAGATACTTTCTCCAACTTTTTTATTAGGATTTACTGGTAGTATAGTGAGTTCTTTTATTATGGTATTTGCTTATAAGAACATAAAAAAAATAGGCGTATTAGGTGTTTCGGAGTTAGGAGCTTTTTTCAGTAATGTATCTCAAGTTATAGTAGCTGCTATATTTGTGGTAAAATCATCTGGTATATTTTGGTATTTACCTTACATGGTTATTTTTGGAGCAATTAGTGCCTTTATAAATTCCTCTATAGTATCTGTTATTAAAAGGAGTTTAGATGGATGA
- a CDS encoding cold-shock protein codes for MKGTVKWFDAKKGYGFITGEDGKDVFVHFSAVDMDGYKKLEENQEVDFEIVEGEKGPQASNVTVR; via the coding sequence GTGAAAGGTACAGTTAAATGGTTTGACGCAAAAAAAGGTTATGGTTTCATCACAGGAGAAGATGGTAAAGACGTATTTGTTCATTTCTCAGCAGTAGATATGGATGGATATAAGAAATTAGAAGAAAACCAAGAAGTAGATTTTGAAATTGTTGAAGGCGAAAAAGGTCCACAAGCTTCAAACGTAACAGTTAGATAA